A genomic region of Runella rosea contains the following coding sequences:
- a CDS encoding Fur family transcriptional regulator, translated as MHTSHLRAATLRLDQFLELKGFRRTQERYTILEEIYSHHDHHHFDANQLREILLEKGFHLSMATVYNTLELFAEAGLIKKHQFGNSPASHYERTLGSRQHDHVVCLDCHCVKEFCDPRMGSIENTVGDWFQTQVLQHSLVFYGHCTDELCPHKAGKNVN; from the coding sequence ATGCACACTTCACACCTTCGAGCAGCTACGTTGCGACTGGACCAGTTTCTTGAGTTGAAAGGCTTTCGTCGTACGCAAGAACGGTATACGATATTGGAAGAAATATATTCGCACCACGACCATCATCATTTTGACGCTAACCAATTGCGTGAAATACTGCTGGAAAAGGGCTTTCACCTTAGTATGGCCACCGTTTACAACACGCTTGAGCTATTTGCGGAAGCGGGCCTGATAAAAAAACATCAATTTGGCAACTCACCCGCATCGCATTATGAACGCACGCTCGGCAGTCGGCAGCACGACCACGTGGTTTGTTTGGACTGTCACTGCGTGAAAGAATTTTGTGACCCGCGCATGGGTTCCATCGAAAATACCGTGGGCGACTGGTTTCAAACGCAAGTTTTACAACATTCGCTGGTATTTTACGGGCATTGCACCGATGAACTCTGTCCCCATAAAGCAGGAAAAAATGTCAATTAA
- a CDS encoding LytR/AlgR family response regulator transcription factor, which translates to MNVLIVEDEELAVKKLQKLIAEADASLTVVGITASIEESVDWLENHPAPDLIFMDIELADGQSFEIFEQVDVQSTVIFTTSYDEYALQAFKVNSIDYLLKPIQKEDLQRSLKKLRDLRGNQQAEGVPFSIEKLIKELQLQQQPVEFRKRFLVRQGQRLLSIETSEIAYFFTDERFSFFKTHNNQKFLVEYTLDELAENLDPYQFFRISRSVIVTHQAVEQIQPYFGNRLSLNLHPTFEKEAIVSREKVSDFKKWMGK; encoded by the coding sequence ATGAACGTATTAATCGTTGAAGACGAAGAATTGGCCGTAAAAAAACTGCAAAAATTAATTGCCGAGGCAGACGCATCGCTCACCGTGGTGGGCATTACGGCCAGTATTGAAGAATCGGTCGATTGGCTCGAAAACCACCCCGCCCCCGACCTGATTTTTATGGACATCGAATTGGCCGACGGACAAAGTTTTGAAATTTTTGAACAGGTCGATGTGCAAAGCACTGTTATTTTCACTACCTCTTATGATGAGTACGCCTTGCAAGCCTTTAAGGTCAACAGCATTGATTATCTGCTCAAACCGATTCAAAAGGAAGATTTACAAAGAAGCCTGAAAAAATTGCGCGATTTGCGCGGAAATCAACAGGCAGAGGGCGTGCCGTTTAGCATAGAAAAATTAATCAAAGAATTGCAGTTGCAACAGCAGCCTGTTGAGTTTCGGAAACGATTCTTGGTACGACAAGGCCAACGATTGTTGTCTATCGAAACCTCAGAAATTGCGTATTTCTTTACCGATGAACGTTTTAGTTTCTTCAAAACGCACAACAATCAAAAATTTCTGGTTGAATATACCCTCGACGAATTGGCGGAAAACCTCGACCCGTACCAATTCTTTCGGATAAGCCGTAGCGTGATTGTTACGCACCAAGCCGTCGAACAGATTCAGCCTTATTTTGGCAATCGATTGTCCTTAAATTTACACCCGACTTTCGAGAAAGAGGCCATTGTCAGTCGGGAAAAAGTGAGTGATTTTAAAAAATGGATGGGTAAATAA
- a CDS encoding sensor histidine kinase: protein MFRPRFFSPAEWRYHLLMMPLLFTIGNYFFIGMDYFRSRDAFIAGTVVICGLYWFSIVLLTIAIRKVRAIVPEQFILRRILIMMAVVGVLTGLLAIFDVWVYSLIPRLSIPFSWAKVKPIWILGAVFDVFICVALNLFYSESCRKKTLQTVRPNSSPINTSSKIDGRLALTYQGWWSGVSPLEWGFHGLVLLMLVPLTNYLIIGPNYLSDPLLLSLGSALVVMLYMPCAVLLTLSVRLAIRTFPLLRQTLFRVLLMLLLTGTVSSTAVVCSLWVISEIDIFGVTFSIMTAKAFILLGLCFDFLLCLTHGYFYALSMWQQEQVEKETLKNEALQRRYDTLKGQVNPHFLFNSLTSLSSLIQEDVKQAEKFVDELAKVYRYLLQTHQNPLTTLEKEINFINSYVFLLKIRYGNGISVTIDVDNTEKSGYLPPLTLQMLLENAMKNNTISSKKPLNILIRSTDEGQLMIQHTIQKRMVSIADPQAELTNLVGKYTFLTAEPVSMFDNGTTFTVLLPLLPNLTVSEDR from the coding sequence GTGTTTCGACCCCGCTTTTTTTCACCTGCTGAGTGGCGCTATCATCTGCTGATGATGCCGTTGCTGTTTACCATCGGCAACTATTTCTTCATCGGAATGGATTATTTCCGTTCTCGGGATGCTTTTATCGCGGGTACAGTCGTGATTTGCGGGCTTTATTGGTTCTCTATTGTGTTGCTGACCATTGCCATTCGAAAAGTGCGCGCCATTGTTCCCGAACAGTTTATTCTTAGGCGCATCCTTATTATGATGGCTGTAGTAGGAGTGCTGACTGGATTATTGGCCATTTTTGATGTATGGGTGTATAGCCTAATTCCGCGTCTTTCTATCCCCTTCAGTTGGGCCAAAGTAAAACCTATTTGGATATTGGGAGCCGTGTTTGACGTTTTTATTTGCGTTGCCCTGAATTTGTTTTACTCGGAGTCTTGTCGAAAAAAAACACTCCAAACCGTGCGCCCAAACTCGTCGCCTATCAACACTTCTTCAAAAATAGACGGCCGCTTAGCGCTTACTTATCAGGGATGGTGGTCGGGAGTGAGTCCGCTTGAATGGGGTTTTCACGGGTTGGTCTTATTGATGTTGGTTCCGTTGACCAATTACCTGATTATTGGTCCAAATTATCTATCCGACCCATTGCTGCTTAGCCTTGGCTCAGCGTTGGTCGTGATGCTGTACATGCCTTGCGCCGTTTTATTGACCTTGTCGGTTCGGCTGGCCATTCGTACTTTTCCGCTTCTTCGTCAAACCCTTTTTCGGGTATTGTTAATGCTTTTACTGACTGGGACGGTTTCTTCTACGGCCGTAGTATGCTCGTTGTGGGTCATTAGTGAAATTGACATATTTGGCGTTACATTTTCCATCATGACAGCCAAAGCGTTCATTCTGTTGGGGTTATGTTTTGATTTTTTGCTTTGCCTCACCCACGGTTATTTCTACGCTTTATCCATGTGGCAACAAGAACAGGTAGAAAAGGAGACCCTCAAAAATGAAGCACTCCAAAGACGCTACGACACCCTGAAGGGGCAGGTAAATCCGCATTTTTTATTCAACAGCCTTACCTCTCTTTCATCCTTGATTCAGGAAGACGTAAAACAGGCCGAAAAGTTTGTGGATGAACTTGCTAAGGTCTACAGGTATTTGCTCCAAACCCACCAAAATCCACTCACCACACTCGAAAAAGAAATCAACTTTATCAATTCGTACGTCTTTTTGCTCAAAATACGCTACGGAAATGGCATTTCAGTCACAATTGACGTCGACAATACCGAAAAATCGGGTTATTTGCCGCCACTTACCCTGCAAATGCTACTTGAAAATGCCATGAAAAACAATACGATTTCGTCCAAAAAACCACTGAATATACTCATTCGAAGCACCGACGAAGGCCAATTAATGATTCAGCACACGATTCAAAAACGAATGGTCAGCATTGCAGACCCGCAAGCTGAATTAACCAATCTAGTTGGTAAATATACCTTCTTGACGGCAGAGCCCGTTTCCATGTTTGACAACGGCACAACTTTTACGGTACTCCTCCCCTTGTTGCCCAATTTGACCGTCAGCGAAGATAGATGA
- a CDS encoding sensor histidine kinase → MKLSLKHIPLPGFRIRQQTKLHFLLLFSWFIPLLTFWMVGPDYLNKPFVFIAATSLNLSIAATCLITLDYFTQQIIQRYPDLNQTKKRAGWLLFTFMIITPIFILGGIFLYDYFHLFGYHHNPRITIQIFILNIGANLLSVGIDETVYSIHKWRENALEKEKLQQENLQSRFDSLKSQVNPHFLFNSLNSLSSLIADEPAQAEIFVDEMAKVYRYLLQTNSQGDLTTLAHELKFIESYFHLLKTRYRNGIHLEVNIPAAFYSYQIPPLTLQILVENAVKHNVIVASRPLHLEITGLDGHFLQVRNNLQRKNTRVASNQIGLSNIMAKYQLLTQSKPVITDHDGFFTVVLPLIVATKHERINR, encoded by the coding sequence ATGAAATTATCATTGAAGCATATTCCCCTGCCTGGTTTTCGCATACGACAACAGACCAAACTGCATTTTTTGCTGTTGTTTTCGTGGTTTATTCCATTACTTACCTTTTGGATGGTTGGCCCCGACTATCTCAACAAACCCTTTGTTTTCATTGCAGCTACCAGCCTTAATCTTAGCATAGCGGCAACATGCCTCATTACCCTCGACTATTTTACGCAGCAAATCATTCAACGATATCCCGACCTCAACCAGACCAAAAAACGGGCAGGGTGGTTGCTCTTTACCTTTATGATTATCACTCCAATATTCATTTTGGGGGGTATTTTCTTGTACGATTATTTTCATCTGTTTGGCTATCATCACAATCCCCGCATTACCATACAAATTTTCATCTTGAATATCGGCGCAAACCTCCTTTCGGTAGGAATCGACGAAACGGTGTACTCTATTCATAAATGGCGGGAAAACGCACTTGAAAAAGAGAAATTGCAACAAGAAAACCTACAAAGTCGATTTGATAGCCTCAAAAGTCAGGTTAATCCACACTTTCTTTTCAACAGCCTAAATTCGCTTTCGTCATTGATTGCCGATGAGCCCGCACAGGCCGAGATTTTTGTGGACGAAATGGCCAAAGTATACCGCTATTTACTGCAAACAAATTCGCAGGGAGATCTGACCACTTTGGCCCATGAGCTCAAATTCATTGAATCTTATTTTCACCTGCTCAAAACCCGCTACCGAAACGGTATTCATTTGGAAGTTAATATTCCAGCGGCTTTTTATTCTTACCAAATTCCACCATTAACCTTACAAATACTGGTCGAAAATGCGGTAAAGCACAATGTCATTGTGGCAAGTCGCCCTTTACATTTGGAAATAACGGGACTGGACGGTCATTTCTTGCAAGTTAGAAATAACCTCCAACGCAAAAATACCCGCGTAGCATCCAATCAAATCGGCCTATCAAACATCATGGCCAAATATCAATTATTAACCCAATCAAAACCCGTTATTACTGACCATGATGGGTTTTTCACCGTTGTATTACCCCTAATTGTTGCGACGAAACATGAACGTATTAATCGTTGA
- a CDS encoding sensor histidine kinase gives MDSPDDRKLLLLGPLALWTISTIFFNLNMFNGVVPSFKFLIFGLLSVYFTWILVRFLVFRVRRRFQGIPNTRKRILTLIALMFPGTVVAVGCRVIALKYWVYKDTALTDADIDVLFMTGLSFFNFTIIYSLYESHYFFQQWNIVNRQKEELARANLEMQLDSLKNQVKPHFLFNSLNALQALVKTQQTQTAMKFITDLSQVYRYLLQSNEQTLISLQKELDFMHAYFSLLKTRFSKGLHLEVKVNPQWHNYQLPPMTLQLLVENAVKHNKVSSQNPLTIKIESVEEAYIQVSNNLQRKNNDSLPTTKKGLVSISAKYELLQLPPIDLYEDTENYIVRIPLIKPQE, from the coding sequence ATGGATAGCCCCGACGACCGAAAATTACTCTTACTTGGCCCTTTAGCTCTCTGGACAATTTCGACGATTTTCTTTAATCTAAACATGTTCAACGGGGTCGTGCCTTCGTTTAAGTTTCTGATTTTCGGGCTACTTTCGGTCTATTTTACTTGGATTTTGGTGCGTTTTTTGGTCTTTCGTGTACGGAGACGTTTTCAGGGTATCCCCAACACCCGCAAACGAATTTTAACGCTCATTGCGCTGATGTTTCCGGGAACCGTGGTCGCGGTGGGCTGTCGGGTCATTGCCCTCAAGTATTGGGTTTATAAGGACACCGCACTCACCGACGCCGACATCGACGTTTTGTTTATGACTGGGCTGAGTTTTTTCAACTTTACCATCATTTATTCCCTCTACGAAAGCCATTATTTTTTTCAGCAATGGAACATCGTCAATCGGCAGAAGGAAGAACTGGCCCGTGCCAATTTGGAAATGCAGTTGGACTCCCTGAAAAATCAAGTCAAACCCCATTTTTTATTCAATAGCCTCAATGCCCTTCAGGCGTTGGTCAAAACCCAACAGACCCAAACGGCCATGAAGTTTATTACCGATTTGTCGCAAGTATATCGGTATTTGTTACAAAGCAACGAGCAGACGCTCATTTCGCTCCAAAAAGAACTTGATTTTATGCACGCCTATTTTAGTCTGCTCAAAACCCGGTTTAGCAAGGGGCTGCATCTGGAAGTGAAAGTCAATCCGCAATGGCACAATTACCAGCTTCCGCCCATGACGTTGCAGCTTTTGGTTGAGAATGCGGTCAAACACAACAAGGTGTCAAGCCAAAATCCATTGACCATCAAAATCGAAAGCGTCGAAGAGGCTTATATTCAGGTCTCGAATAATTTACAACGCAAAAACAATGACTCGCTGCCAACCACCAAAAAAGGCCTTGTCAGTATCAGTGCCAAATACGAATTATTGCAACTTCCGCCCATTGATTTGTACGAGGATACCGAAAATTATATCGTCAGAATTCCGCTCATTAAACCCCAAGAATAA
- a CDS encoding serine hydrolase domain-containing protein, giving the protein MKNYLIGFVFLVITTTACQKNLYDDMVANIPGTIAVNAAHPMKDSLTAIVNRHVAKGVPGIQVMVKSPAGWYVVNGGYARIEDKTPMQDNMVAWLYSLTKTYTAALTMKLKERGLVALDDPITTYLPADITQNLINSDKITVRMLLNHSSGFPNFTSLPEFQLRQFNNPFDQQPLLEQLKTAYHKKPRFEPGTDYLYSNTNYLLLQLIIEKRSGKPYGQFLKEEILQPLALNKTYYGLTDQQIRSLGFPNYYFERYNNGQLENITQWNNAIGKSIEGYGGIAANGTDAIRFLEALNAGKVVSKTSLNEMRMWIKGKESTVPDYGLGLEYFEYNKGVPTYGHEGDNIGATTQLIYVPATDTYLFISINAGRQIFGQYLFRTTDAKIDLCRFVSKLN; this is encoded by the coding sequence ATGAAAAACTACCTAATCGGATTTGTTTTCCTCGTAATTACCACAACCGCCTGTCAGAAAAACCTCTATGACGACATGGTGGCAAACATCCCCGGCACCATTGCCGTCAATGCCGCGCATCCCATGAAAGATTCACTGACGGCCATCGTAAACCGTCACGTAGCCAAGGGAGTTCCAGGTATTCAGGTCATGGTCAAAAGCCCTGCGGGTTGGTACGTTGTCAACGGCGGCTACGCCCGAATTGAAGATAAAACACCCATGCAAGACAACATGGTGGCTTGGTTGTATAGCCTGACAAAAACCTACACCGCCGCGCTCACCATGAAACTAAAAGAACGGGGCTTGGTGGCTTTGGACGACCCCATTACAACCTATTTACCCGCTGACATCACCCAAAACCTCATCAACAGTGACAAAATTACGGTGCGAATGCTGCTCAATCACAGCTCCGGTTTTCCCAATTTCACCTCGTTGCCCGAGTTTCAACTACGACAATTTAACAACCCCTTTGACCAACAACCCCTGTTGGAACAACTGAAAACGGCCTACCACAAAAAACCTCGTTTTGAGCCGGGTACGGATTATTTGTATTCTAACACCAACTATTTATTATTGCAACTGATTATCGAAAAACGGTCGGGAAAACCTTACGGACAATTTCTAAAGGAAGAAATTTTGCAACCGTTGGCGTTGAACAAAACGTATTATGGCCTTACGGATCAACAAATTCGTTCGTTGGGCTTTCCCAATTATTATTTTGAACGCTACAATAACGGACAATTAGAAAATATCACCCAATGGAACAACGCCATAGGCAAGTCGATTGAAGGCTACGGCGGTATTGCCGCCAACGGCACCGATGCCATCCGATTTCTGGAAGCATTAAACGCCGGAAAAGTGGTTAGTAAAACATCGTTGAACGAAATGCGAATGTGGATAAAAGGGAAAGAATCGACCGTGCCAGACTATGGTTTGGGGTTAGAATACTTTGAATACAACAAAGGAGTACCCACATACGGACACGAAGGCGACAATATTGGGGCCACAACTCAATTGATATATGTGCCCGCTACCGATACTTATTTGTTCATTTCCATCAATGCGGGTCGGCAGATTTTTGGGCAATATTTATTCCGTACTACGGACGCAAAAATTGACCTTTGTCGGTTTGTTTCAAAACTGAATTAG
- a CDS encoding alpha/beta hydrolase — translation MTKRKTVLLFFPGALVEPSAYAPIARHAADAGFESHIIKMPWRMATRGYQQIKTLFSLTDTTKRYVLAGHSQGGKMAAQFAYENKNVLAGLILMGTSHPRDIDLSSFILPVVKLYATNDGLASLPEVFENKGKLPSNTQWVGIKGGNHAQFGYYGSQLGDDNATITREVQQSIINQTVIGFLKIIENK, via the coding sequence ATGACAAAGAGAAAAACGGTCTTGTTGTTTTTCCCGGGCGCTTTGGTGGAGCCTTCAGCGTACGCACCCATTGCGCGCCATGCCGCCGATGCGGGCTTTGAGAGCCACATCATTAAAATGCCCTGGCGTATGGCAACGCGGGGATATCAACAAATCAAAACTTTGTTTTCGTTGACTGATACCACCAAGCGCTATGTGTTGGCGGGGCATTCTCAGGGGGGCAAAATGGCGGCCCAATTTGCGTACGAAAATAAAAACGTACTCGCGGGATTAATCTTGATGGGAACCTCGCATCCGCGCGACATTGACCTTTCTTCGTTTATATTGCCAGTCGTAAAACTCTACGCCACAAATGACGGTTTGGCGAGTCTGCCCGAAGTTTTTGAAAATAAAGGGAAATTGCCTTCCAACACACAATGGGTTGGAATCAAGGGCGGAAACCACGCTCAATTTGGTTACTACGGTTCACAATTGGGCGACGACAACGCCACAATTACGCGAGAAGTACAGCAATCTATTATTAATCAAACGGTTATTGGTTTTTTGAAAATCATTGAAAATAAGTAG
- a CDS encoding LytR/AlgR family response regulator transcription factor — MKVVIIEDEELAAEHLKVMVTEIDANIEVVAMLESVDSSVEWFRTHPAPDLALMDIELADGQSFEIFNQIQLKCPVIFTTAYDEFAIQAFRVNSIDYLLKPIEEDMLRQSLRKFQHLRKTFGALENTLNLDELKAMLTSQKQVRPNYRDRFLLKQGTKLLPLRAEDIAYFESKEGLTFVKTRDKRSYLIEYPLEELETMVNPKAFFRATRQYLVARQSIDKIQVHLNGRLKITLKPLTEDELIISRYKAPEFRAWMGE; from the coding sequence ATGAAAGTCGTCATTATCGAAGATGAAGAATTGGCCGCCGAACACCTCAAAGTCATGGTCACGGAAATTGACGCCAACATTGAAGTAGTGGCGATGTTGGAGAGTGTCGATAGCAGCGTAGAATGGTTTCGTACGCACCCTGCGCCTGATTTGGCACTCATGGACATTGAGTTGGCCGACGGACAAAGTTTTGAGATATTCAATCAAATTCAGCTTAAATGTCCCGTCATTTTTACGACAGCCTACGACGAATTTGCCATTCAGGCCTTTAGAGTAAATAGCATTGATTATTTGCTCAAACCCATCGAAGAAGATATGCTCCGACAAAGTCTTCGGAAATTTCAACACTTACGAAAAACGTTTGGGGCACTCGAAAACACCCTAAATTTGGACGAATTAAAAGCAATGCTCACCTCGCAGAAGCAGGTCAGGCCCAATTACCGCGACCGTTTTTTGCTCAAACAAGGGACCAAATTGTTACCGCTCCGGGCGGAAGACATTGCTTATTTTGAAAGTAAAGAAGGACTTACGTTTGTTAAAACCCGCGATAAACGTTCTTATTTGATTGAATATCCGCTCGAAGAATTGGAAACGATGGTCAATCCTAAGGCATTTTTCAGGGCGACTCGGCAGTATTTGGTGGCGCGGCAATCCATCGACAAAATTCAGGTTCATCTCAACGGTCGCCTCAAAATCACGCTTAAACCCCTCACCGAAGATGAATTAATTATCAGCCGTTACAAAGCACCTGAGTTTAGGGCGTGGATGGGAGAATAA
- a CDS encoding Gfo/Idh/MocA family protein, which yields MSTLNKPVRVLVVGCGNMGASHATAYHNAEGFEICGIVSTGKSKEVLNEKLGGGYSLFSDYAEALKATTPDAVCISTYPDTHEAFAVMAFEHGCHVFIEKPVADTVEGAKRVVAAAVKANKKLVVGYILRHHPSWEKFVELAQELGKPLVMRMNLNQQSHGYMWDVHRNLMKSLSPIVDCGVHYIDVMCQMTRSKPVWVSAIGARLTEEIPAGNYNYGQLQIRFEDGSVGWYEAGWGPMMSETAFFVKDVVGPKGCVSIVAKEAGGSGKSDNVDAHTKTESLRFHHAELNENNQFVKEDEWINLTDEPDHQELCNREQSFFLKAIVEDVDLTDHMNDAVNSLQIAFACDESVRTGEVVRL from the coding sequence ATGTCAACACTCAATAAACCCGTGCGCGTTCTGGTGGTAGGATGCGGAAACATGGGAGCCTCCCACGCAACGGCGTATCATAATGCCGAAGGTTTCGAAATCTGCGGAATCGTTTCAACCGGAAAAAGCAAGGAAGTCCTGAATGAAAAACTGGGCGGCGGCTATTCGCTTTTCTCAGATTATGCCGAAGCCCTGAAGGCTACAACCCCTGACGCGGTTTGTATCTCGACCTATCCCGACACCCACGAGGCGTTTGCGGTAATGGCCTTCGAGCACGGCTGTCACGTATTTATCGAAAAACCCGTTGCCGATACGGTCGAAGGCGCAAAACGCGTAGTAGCGGCGGCCGTGAAGGCCAATAAAAAACTGGTGGTGGGTTATATTTTACGGCACCATCCGTCGTGGGAAAAATTTGTGGAACTGGCGCAAGAACTTGGTAAGCCCTTGGTCATGCGTATGAACCTCAACCAGCAAAGCCACGGCTACATGTGGGATGTACACCGCAATTTGATGAAAAGCCTGAGTCCGATTGTGGACTGCGGTGTTCATTACATCGACGTGATGTGCCAGATGACTCGTTCAAAACCCGTTTGGGTATCGGCCATTGGCGCCCGATTGACCGAAGAAATTCCCGCTGGAAATTATAATTACGGACAGTTGCAAATCCGTTTTGAGGATGGTTCTGTGGGCTGGTACGAAGCAGGATGGGGCCCGATGATGAGCGAAACCGCCTTCTTCGTCAAAGATGTCGTTGGTCCCAAAGGCTGTGTTTCTATCGTGGCCAAAGAAGCGGGTGGCAGCGGTAAATCTGACAATGTAGATGCGCATACCAAGACTGAATCGTTGCGTTTTCATCACGCCGAGTTGAACGAAAATAACCAGTTTGTCAAAGAAGATGAGTGGATAAACCTGACCGACGAGCCAGACCACCAGGAACTTTGCAACCGCGAACAAAGCTTTTTCTTAAAAGCCATTGTGGAAGACGTTGACCTGACTGATCACATGAACGACGCTGTCAACAGCCTTCAAATTGCGTTTGCCTGCGACGAATCTGTGCGTACGGGTGAAGTGGTAAGATTGTAA